A region of Solanum dulcamara chromosome 7, daSolDulc1.2, whole genome shotgun sequence DNA encodes the following proteins:
- the LOC129896178 gene encoding transcription initiation factor TFIID subunit 2 isoform X2: MQNVKKVRIDYWVEKAETGIHFTGDVLHTDNQIRRARCWFPCMDDNLQCCCYDLEFTVANNLVAVSTGSLLYQIWTKDVPARKTFVYKLSTPVSARWISLAVAPFEILPDPNVTHLSHICLPADLTKLRHTIGFFHSAFSYYEDYLSASFPFGSYTQVFISPEMAISSASIGASLSIFSSHFLFDGKVINKTIDTRIKLAYALARQWFGVYITPEVPNDDWLLDGLAGFLTDMFIKRFLGNNEARYRRYKANVAVCRADDSGATALSAVAASKNLYGTQCIGLFGKIRSWKSVAILQMLEKQMGPESFRKILQQIVSRAQDVNRSLRTLSTKEFRHLANKVGNLERPFLKEFFPRWVGSCGCPVLKMGFSYNKRKNMVELAILRECTARLDSSDTMTNGKPDSEKLEGDGWPGMMSIRVHELDGMYDHPILPMTGEPWQLLEFQCHSRLAAKRFQKTKKSSKPDGSDDNGDTVANVDMRATSDSPLLWLRADPELEYLAEIHLNQPVQMWINQLEKDRDVVAQAQAIATLEALPQLSFSVVNALNNFLSDSKAFWRNRIEAAFALAGTASEETDWAGLTHLVAFYKTRRFDANIGLPKPNDFHDFQEYFVLEAIPHAIAMVRAADQKSPREAVEFVLQLLKYNDNSGNPYSDVFWLAALVQSIGELEFGQQSIVYLSSLLKRVDRLLQFDRLMPSYNGILTISCIRSLTQIALKLSEFVPLDRVIELINPFRTSKTLWKVRVEASRSLLDLEFQRNGIDAALTLFIRYLDEEPTLRGQVKLGVHAMRLCQIRNESDFDSDVKGGTLVALLRLLESPTSFNNVILRHYLFCILQVLARRAPTLYGVPKDETLRMGHAAFCSNLKNIFADLVKQSKPPECPLENLEDILDGSAIAEAPHEADAPPGNENAKGATSSVPDSLFVSEVWKDTEDALLSNEITNTATGAIPDSLVVTEVQNEADSLNFRHGVMHPMGDLPLASSAALREEPVLPDNEQTKPMVSLLHETAVMSMGPPAADNLGIRDQGQPVINLGRDNPGISEPSREPDTVSASHGRKKPVFKIKVKKTVTSSRAEDHENATMDKSQDGFRDVDRGASSSVSVDAPQRNVVEIMSSGGNQFPEDVNSCHDVGSHVTASIGSAKVAVEVEELTKELQCTAESSKVSLGPQLDDHLSTGITRFDDPEAEPHKYASLQSLTMPNIPVHGKVKEKKRDRGKKRKLEGRKDDPEYLERKRLKKEKKRKEKELTKILQDEAKASTSLESRRKNEQGGTKAETIKNDHKTSLVEQESREDEAEPRQVMNGAEAKATSSGLSSRNEDIGAEGASLQLKPGGSSGVKLNVDRGDTSVNAAPPTSSHKFKIRIKNRTLGKS; the protein is encoded by the exons CTATGATTTGGAATTTACAGTGGCCAACAATCTTGTGGCTGTTAGTACTGGAAGCTTACTTTATCAG ATCTGGACCAAGGATGTTCCTGCGCGTAAAACTTTTGTCTACAAACTAAGTACTCCTGTTAGTGCTCGATGGATATCCTTGGCAGTTGCACCATTTGAAATTCTTCCTGACCCTAATGTTACTCATCTCTCACATATTTGTCTACCTGCTGACTTAACAAAACTGCGGCACACTATAGGATTTTTTCACAGTGCTTTTAG CTACTATGAGGACTACCTTTCTGCATCATTTCCATTTGGGTCATACACGCAAGTTTTTATTTCTCCTGAGATGGCAATATCTTCAGCAAGTATAGGAGCCTCCTTGAGCATCTTCAGTTCTCACTTCCTATTCGATGGGAAGGTCATTAATAAG ACCATAGATACAAGGATTAAACTTGCTTATGCCCTTGCAAGACAATGGTTTGGAGTGTATATCACCCCAGAAGTGCCAAATGATG ATTGGTTGTTGGATGGTCTTGCTGGTTTCTTGACTGACATGTTCATCAAGAGATTCCTTGGCAATAATGAAGCACGCTATAGGAGATACAAG GCTAACGTTGCTGTTTGCAGAGCAGACGATAGTGGTGCAACTGCCTTAAGTGCTGTTGCTGCTTCAAAGAATTTGTATGGCACCCAGTGTATTGGTTTATTTGGAAAAATTAGATCTTGGAAGTCT GTTGCGATTCTCCAAATGTTAGAAAAACAGATGGGACCTGAGTCATTTCGCAAG ATTCTTCAGCAAATTGTTTCCCGGGCTCAAGATGTAAATCGATCGTTGAGAACCCTTAGCACAAAAgag TTCCGGCACCTTGCCAACAAGGTCGGTAATCTTGAGCGCCCATTTCTTAAAGAATTCTTTCCACGTTGGGTCGGATCATGTGGCTGTCCAGTGCTGAA GATGGGATTCTCctataacaaaagaaagaatatgGTCGAGCTAGCAATATTGAGGGAATGCACAGCTAGACTCGACTCAAGTGATACTATGACTAATGGTAAGCCTGACTCAGAAAAGCTAGAAGGTGATGGCTGGCCTGGCATGATGAGCATACGGGTGCATGAGCTTGATGGCATGTACGACCATCCAATTCTGCCTATGACTGGAGAACCCTGGCAGCTTCTTGAATTTCAGTGTCATTCTAGACTTGCAGCAAAACGGTTTCAAAAAACCAAAAAGAGTTCTAAACCCGATGGTTCAGATGATAATGGTGACACTGTGGCTAATGTAGATATGCGTGCAAC CTCTGATTCCCCGTTGTTGTGGCTCCGGGCAGATCCTGAATTAGAGTATCTTGCCGAAATTCATTTAAATCAACCAGTACAGATGTGG ATAaatcaattggagaaggacagAGATGTGGTTGCTCAGGCGCAGGCTATAGCAACATTAGAAGCATTACCGCAACTTTCTTTTTCAGTTGTTAACGCTCTCAACAACTTCCTTAGTGACTCTAAG GCCTTTTGGAGGAATCGAATAGAGGCGGCGTTTGCTTTGGCTGGTACAGCATCAGAG GAAACTGATTGGGCTGGCTTGACTCATCTTGTTGCATTTTATAAGACTCGAAGATTTGATGCCAATATTGGACTTCCCAA GCCAAATGACTTTCATGATTTCCAGGAGTACTTTGTACTAGAG GCTATTCCACATGCTATAGCTATGGTTCGAGCAGCTGACCAGAAAAGCCCTAGGGAAGCTGTTGAATTTGTTCTACAACTTCTGAAG TACAACGACAACAGTGGAAACCCCTACTCTGATGTCTTTTGGCTCGCTGCGTTAGTCCAGTCCATTGGTGAGCTTGAATTTGGACAGCAG AGcattgtctatttatcatcccTTCTCAAGCGAGTTGATCGGCTCTTGCAATTTGACAG GTTGATGCCAAGTTACAATGGTATTTTGACAATTAGCTGCATCCGATCTTTGACCCAAATTGCACTAAAGCTGTCAGAGTTTGTTCCTCTT GATCGTGTCATTGAGCTCATTAATCCATTCCGAACTTCGAAGACACTCTGGAAAGTTCGGGTTGAAGCAAGCAGATCACTTCTTGATCTTGAGTTCCAGCGCAATGGGATTGATGCTGCATTGACATTGTTTATTAGATATTTGGATGAAGAGCCAACTTTAAGAG GTCAAGTGAAGTTAGGTGTGCATGCCATGCGTTTATGTCAGATTAGAAATGAATCTGATTTTGACAGTGATGTGAAGGGTGGAACTCTCGTTGCTTTATTGCGCCTGCTTGAGAGCCCAACCTCGTTCAACAATGTTATTCTACGTCATTACTTGTTCTGCATCTTACAAGTCCTTGCTCGAAG aGCACCGACACTGTATGGAGTGCCAAAAGACGAAACTTTGAGGATGGGGCATGCAGCATTTTGCAGCAATCTTAAGAATATTTTCGCTGATCTTGTCAAACAGTCTAAACCTCCTGAATGTCCTCTGGAGAACCTTGAAGATATACTTGATGGTTCAGCCATTGCAGAAGCTCCTCATGAAGCAGATGCTCCTCCGGGCAATGAAAATGCAAAAGGTGCTACTAGCTCAGTACCTGATAGTTTATTTGTATCAGAGGTCTGGAAAGACACGGAGGATGCTTTATTGAGTAATGAAATTACAAACACTGCTACTGGCGCTATACCGGATAGTTTGGTTGTTACAGAGGTCCAGAATGAGGCAGATTCACTGAATTTTAGGCATGGAGTAATGCATCCAATGGGTGACCTCCCACTCGCTAGTTCTGCGGCTCTTAGAGAAGAACCTGTCTTACCTGACAATGAGCAAACAAAGCCAATGGTGAGCCTGTTACATGAGACTGCAGTTATGTCCATGGGCCCCCCAGCAGCCGATAACCTTGGAATCCGTGATCAAGGGCAGCCAGTAATCAATCTTGGACGAGATAATCCAGGAATTTCTGAACCTTCCAGAGAACCTGATACTGTTTCTGCAAGTCATGGAAGAAAGAAGCCTGTTTTCAAGATTAAAGTGAAAAAAACTGTCACATCTTCTCGAGCCGAGGATCATGAAAATGCAACGATGGACAAATCTCAAGATGGTTTTCGTGATGTTGACCGTGGGGCAAGTAGCTCAGTTTCTGTTGATGCACCTCAAAGAAATGTTGTTGAAATAATGAGCAGTGGTGGTAACCAGTTCCCTGAGGATGTCAACTCTTGTCATGATGTTGGATCTCATGTTACTGCCAGCATTGGAAGTGCCAAAGTtgcagttgaagttgaagagcTAACGAAGGAGTTGCAATGCACTGCCGAGTCGAGCAAAGTTTCTTTGGGGCCACAACTTGATGATCACTTATCAACGGGTATCACGAGATTTGATGATCCCGAGGCTGAACCACATAAATATGCAAGTTTACAATCGCTGACTATGCCTAACATTCCAGTTCACGGCaaagtgaaggaaaagaagagagacagaggaaagaaaagaaagctgGAGGGGCGCAAAGATGATCCAGAGTACTTGGAGCGAAAAAGGTTAAAGAAGGAGAAGAAACGGAAGGAGAAGGAGTTAACAAAGATCTTGCAAGACGAGGCAAAGGCTTCAACGTCCTTGGAGAGTCGGAGGAAGAACGAGCAGGGAGGCACTAAAGCAGAGACAATCAAGAATGATCATAAGACAAGTTTAGTGGAGCAAGAAAGTAGAGAAGATGAAGCTGAACCCAGACAGGTGATGAATGGTGCAGAAGCAAAGGCAACCTCTTCGGGTTTGTCTAGTAGGAACGAGGATATTGGGGCTGAAGGAGCAAGCTTGCAGTTGAAACCCGGGGGCTCTAGTGGGGTGAAGTTAAACGTAGATAGAGGCGATACGAGTGTAAATGCTGCGCCACCTACTTCTtcacataaatttaaaattaggaTTAAAAACCGAACGCTTGGTAAATCATGA
- the LOC129895829 gene encoding transcription factor TCP12-like, with protein sequence MYPSSNYSPNISSSSAFFHINIPSPSMQYEPEFIQYFHDLHFIQPDHDQNNLDTNIMAEEVDSNKLDKPEEDQLVVKGCKNKKDERSSTTTRRKNNKRSASAGAGARTSKKDRHSKINTAHGPRDRRMRLSLEVAPKFFNLQDMLGFDKASKTVEWLFKKSESAINDLVQKINKEKCSGTTPNIGGASSPSESCEVISGVIDESAAININNVIHKQQKNKVRSIRRTIFHPVIAKESRKQARARARERTKIKNSLNDNNNKDIGKSIDVNDDLKRSLGSNWTTFEDHQSGIQAGYNNTTNIMNVVDSFNLVDTANWSPFNFNYHPINTEISQEHQLMNFQYSGKLWEG encoded by the exons ATGTACCCTTCGAGCAATTACAGCCCCAATATTTCCAGCTCTTCCGCTTTCTTTCACATTAATATTCCATCTCCTTCTATGCAATACGAACCCGAATTCATCCAATATTTCCATGATCTTCATTTCATCCAACCTGATCACGATCAGAATAATCTCGATACTAATATAATGGCAGAAGAAGTTGATTCCAACAAATTAGATAAGCCAGAAGAAGATCAATTAGTAGTTAAGGGCTGCAAGAACAAGAAGGATGAGAGGAGCAGTACGACTACTCGTAGAAAAAACAACAAGAGAAGTGCGAGTGCTGGTGCTGGTGCTAGAACTTCGAAGAAAGATAGACACAGTAAGATTAATACGGCACACGGCCCAAGAGACCGAAGAATGAGGCTTTCACTTGAAGTCGCTCCCAAATTCTTCAATTTGCAAGACATGCTCGGGTTCGATAAGGCCAGCAAAACTGTAGAATGGTTATTCAAAAAGTCAGAATCAGCCATCAACGATCTCGTTCAGaaaataaacaaagaaaaatgcAGCGGTACTACTCCTAATATTGGTGGTGCATCGTCTCCTTCCGAGTCATGTGAAGTTATATCCGGAGTAATCGACGAATCAGCAGCCATTAATATCAATAATGTTATTCATAAGCAACAGAAGAACAAGGTTAGGTCGATTCGTAGGACAATATTTCATCCAGTTATTGCAAAGGAGTCGAGGAAGCAAGCGAGAGCAAGGGCAAGggaaagaacaaaaataaagaacagCCTAAATGATAACAACAATAAAGATATTGGTAAATCCATAGATGTCAACGATGATTTAAAAAGATCATTAGGATCTAATTGGACTACATTTGAAGATCATCAATCAGGTATTCAAGCTGGTTATAATAATACGACCAATATTATGAATGTTGTTGATAGCTTTAATTTGGTGGATACGGCCAATTGGAGCCCATTTAACTTCAACTATCACCCAATCAATACTGAAATTTCTCAAGAG CATCAATTGATGAACTTCCAGTATTCTGGGAAGTTATGGGAAGGTTAA